In Chloroflexota bacterium, the DNA window GTATCGGCGGGATAAAGCGCCGCTGGTGCTTGGCCATGAAATCGGTGGGCAGGTTGTGGAGGTGGGGAAAGGGGTAGAGAACTATAGGGAAGGGGACCGTGTATCGGCCGCCCACCACGTCCCCTGCAATACCTGTTATTACTGCCTCAGGGGCCACCACACCATGTGTGATACCCTGCGGAAAACGAACTTTGAGCCTGGAGGCTTTGCGGAATACGTACGCCTGCCGGCTATTAATGTTGACCGCGGTGTCTTTCCGTTGCCCGAACAGATGTCTTATGAAGAGGCGACCTTTATTGAGCCGTTAGCCTGTATACTTCGTGGGCAGAGGGTGGCAAACATGCAGCCGGGCGATAGCGTGCTCATTATCGGCAGCGGCATTGCCGGGTTGCTTCACTTGCAGTTAGCCCGGACTCTGGGTGCAAGGCGGGTAATAGCAACGGACATTAACCAGTTCCGGCTGGACGCAGCCAAGCGATTCGGGGCTGATGTCGCCCTGCATGCTCAGAAATACTCACCTGCCCGACTGCGTGAGGTCAACGATGGCTGTCTGGCCGATTTGGTGATAGTCTGCGCTGGAGCCACGACGGCCATTTCCCAGGCATTA includes these proteins:
- a CDS encoding zinc-dependent dehydrogenase translates to MHVAMWYNNRDVRVEEMPVPQIGPGELLVRVEASGICGSDVMEWYRRDKAPLVLGHEIGGQVVEVGKGVENYREGDRVSAAHHVPCNTCYYCLRGHHTMCDTLRKTNFEPGGFAEYVRLPAINVDRGVFPLPEQMSYEEATFIEPLACILRGQRVANMQPGDSVLIIGSGIAGLLHLQLARTLGARRVIATDINQFRLDAAKRFGADVALHAQKYSPARLREVNDGCLADLVIVCAGATTAISQALQSVERGGRVLLFAPTDPGVSIPISLNEVFWRTDVTLTTSYGASPHDYQTALDIIRAGTIPVRQMITHRLALAEAVRGFQLVAEAGASIKVIIEPQK